A genomic region of Novipirellula aureliae contains the following coding sequences:
- a CDS encoding AAA family ATPase has translation MSQVVSESVASLSDDDVQAVDRLGQAHGRLLAELAKVIVGQKDTIDQLLVCLFARRHALLMGVPGLAKTLLVSKLAETMSLDFSRIQFTPDLMPMDITGTDILQDSGNGRRTFEFAHGPIFANIILADEINRAPPKTQAAMLEAMQEKRITVVGKGFDLPPPFMVLATQNPVEQEGTYPLPEAQLDRFMSLIELDYPSEAEEIAIARTTTGGSLPQLEHLMTAEDIIAHQDLVRRIPVPDHIYTDAARLVRKTRPSGGTAPEWLLPLVSWGAGPRAVQDLILGAKSRAALQGSYMVRSEDMQFVAQPVLTHRIITTFAAQAEGLAARDIVGRLIDEEF, from the coding sequence ATGTCCCAAGTGGTTTCTGAATCCGTAGCGTCTTTAAGTGATGACGATGTTCAAGCGGTCGATCGGCTCGGGCAAGCTCATGGTCGACTCCTCGCGGAACTTGCGAAAGTCATCGTTGGCCAAAAGGACACGATCGACCAATTGCTCGTTTGTCTATTTGCTCGTCGTCACGCATTGTTGATGGGGGTTCCGGGGTTAGCGAAAACACTGCTCGTTAGCAAGTTAGCCGAAACGATGTCGCTGGATTTTTCGCGAATCCAGTTCACGCCGGACCTAATGCCGATGGACATTACAGGCACGGACATTTTGCAGGACAGCGGTAACGGGCGGCGGACATTCGAGTTTGCTCATGGACCGATCTTTGCCAACATCATCTTAGCGGACGAGATCAACCGTGCTCCGCCCAAGACCCAAGCGGCGATGCTCGAAGCGATGCAAGAAAAACGGATCACGGTGGTCGGCAAAGGTTTCGACTTGCCGCCCCCGTTTATGGTTCTGGCGACTCAGAACCCGGTCGAGCAAGAAGGCACCTATCCGCTACCGGAAGCACAACTCGACCGGTTCATGTCGCTGATCGAGCTTGATTATCCGTCGGAAGCGGAAGAGATCGCGATCGCACGAACGACGACGGGTGGAAGTTTGCCACAGCTCGAGCATTTGATGACCGCCGAGGATATCATCGCCCATCAAGATTTGGTCCGCCGAATTCCAGTGCCCGATCATATTTACACTGACGCCGCAAGACTGGTTCGCAAGACGCGCCCGAGCGGTGGAACGGCACCCGAGTGGCTATTGCCGTTGGTGTCATGGGGAGCCGGTCCGCGCGCGGTCCAGGATCTGATTCTCGGTGCCAAGTCACGAGCGGCTTTGCAAGGATCGTATATGGTTCGCAGTGAGGATATGCAGTTCGTCGCTCAACCGGTGTTGACGCATCGGATCATCACGACGTTTGCGGCCCAAGCCGAAGGGCTTGCAGCACGCGATATCGTCGGACGATTGATCGACGAGGAGTTTTAA
- a CDS encoding BatA domain-containing protein translates to MSFLQPWMLIALPFAALPILIHLINQRRYQTTDWAAMRFLLAANRMTRGYAKIRQWAILAMRTIAIAALVFAIGRPLASGSLGGGLFSSITGGSASTIVLVDRSPSMQQQVGGASLSKLEMGVGQLTETLTTLGTERLVLFDSVELTPRELTSPAELLQLPQTGPSDASADLPAMLMAAQDYIAANKLGQTEIWIVSDLRAHDWNPGDARWTSLRDSFVEYADLVRFRLLEFPHVDSDNHSVRVSDVRLDSQENASRVAMTIDISGSDVTNRDDKIPVTIELDGSRTVVDVDANGSLSQLKDHQIELPRGTERGWGKVSIPADTLAADNVFYFTYDKPAPRRTVIVTEHDEFARVLSLAAEISSEENVPSMAEVVAPASVSTVLWHDVSLVLWQGDVPVDQAAKLQAFVERGGSVIFFPAPTFELTTESEPIPFPGDVCFGQWNEPSSPISVSTWRGEADLLAATLNGGSLPVGQLQVHRYASIEGDATPLATLDNREPLIVRIPTPRGGVYACATTPCAADSSLAADGVVLYVMIQRALAVGARSLRGANVRIAGESTDESLLGSAMQLDGPEDRLSTEKNSTAGVYQTDDRWWAVNRDQNEDGNSVVDDAKLAELFNGLQMERLNQGGQSTSSLVEEVWRAFLIATLIALIIEAVLCLPRQVAANGPRSSVPVSGQVASGQVASGQVASGQVASGQVAT, encoded by the coding sequence ATGAGTTTCTTGCAACCTTGGATGCTCATCGCTTTGCCGTTCGCGGCGCTTCCGATTCTTATCCACCTGATCAACCAGCGTCGTTATCAAACGACGGATTGGGCGGCGATGCGGTTTCTATTGGCTGCAAACCGAATGACACGCGGCTACGCCAAAATCCGTCAATGGGCAATCTTAGCAATGCGGACAATCGCGATTGCGGCGTTGGTGTTTGCGATCGGACGACCGCTCGCCAGTGGTTCACTCGGTGGGGGGCTATTTAGCTCGATCACGGGCGGTTCGGCTAGCACGATCGTCCTGGTCGATCGCTCACCATCGATGCAACAACAAGTCGGCGGCGCGTCGCTGTCTAAACTCGAAATGGGAGTCGGCCAATTAACCGAGACGCTAACGACCCTTGGGACCGAACGACTCGTTTTGTTTGACAGCGTGGAATTGACTCCTCGCGAATTGACGTCACCCGCCGAACTGCTTCAACTACCGCAAACGGGACCATCGGATGCGTCGGCAGATCTACCTGCGATGCTGATGGCGGCTCAAGACTACATCGCTGCAAACAAGCTTGGACAAACCGAGATTTGGATCGTTTCGGACCTGCGAGCTCATGATTGGAATCCCGGTGATGCTCGCTGGACTTCTTTGCGAGATTCGTTTGTCGAGTACGCGGACTTGGTTCGCTTTCGCTTGCTGGAATTCCCCCACGTCGATTCCGATAACCACAGCGTTCGCGTGTCCGACGTGCGATTGGACTCGCAAGAAAACGCATCGCGAGTCGCGATGACGATCGATATTTCCGGTAGCGATGTGACCAATCGCGACGATAAGATTCCGGTCACGATCGAACTCGACGGTTCACGCACGGTCGTGGATGTCGATGCCAATGGTTCGCTCAGCCAGTTAAAGGACCACCAAATCGAATTACCTCGTGGGACCGAGCGTGGTTGGGGGAAGGTTTCGATTCCAGCCGACACGCTGGCTGCTGACAACGTCTTCTATTTCACGTATGACAAACCAGCACCGCGACGAACCGTGATCGTCACCGAGCATGATGAATTCGCGCGAGTTCTTTCGCTCGCAGCGGAGATCAGCTCCGAAGAGAACGTGCCGAGCATGGCCGAAGTCGTTGCTCCCGCATCAGTATCGACAGTGCTTTGGCACGATGTTTCGCTCGTGCTTTGGCAAGGAGACGTGCCGGTTGATCAGGCCGCTAAGCTTCAAGCGTTTGTCGAGCGAGGCGGCAGCGTCATCTTCTTTCCCGCCCCAACGTTCGAATTGACAACCGAGTCCGAGCCCATTCCTTTTCCAGGGGATGTTTGTTTCGGTCAGTGGAATGAGCCTTCATCGCCGATCTCGGTTTCGACATGGCGCGGCGAAGCGGATCTGTTGGCGGCAACGTTGAACGGTGGTTCGCTGCCGGTGGGCCAGTTGCAAGTGCATCGCTACGCATCGATCGAGGGTGATGCAACTCCGCTTGCAACGCTGGACAACCGAGAGCCTTTGATTGTCCGCATTCCCACCCCACGAGGCGGTGTCTATGCGTGCGCAACGACCCCATGTGCTGCCGACTCGTCGCTCGCTGCCGATGGCGTCGTGCTCTACGTGATGATCCAACGAGCACTCGCCGTCGGTGCTCGGTCACTTCGCGGAGCAAATGTTCGGATTGCAGGCGAATCGACCGACGAATCGCTGCTAGGCTCGGCGATGCAATTGGATGGGCCAGAGGATCGTCTGTCGACCGAAAAGAACTCTACCGCTGGCGTCTATCAAACGGATGATCGTTGGTGGGCTGTGAATCGCGATCAAAACGAAGATGGGAACTCGGTCGTCGACGACGCCAAACTAGCCGAACTGTTCAACGGATTGCAAATGGAACGATTGAACCAGGGCGGCCAATCGACATCCTCCCTAGTCGAAGAGGTTTGGCGTGCCTTCTTGATTGCCACACTGATTGCATTGATCATCGAAGCGGTGCTTTGTCTACCGCGCCAAGTAGCGGCGAATGGCCCACGATCGTCGGTGCCAGTGAGTGGACAGGTGGCGAGTGGACAGGTAGCGAGTGGGCAAGTGGCGAGCGGGCAAGTGGCGAGCGGGCAGGTGGCGACATGA
- a CDS encoding glycosyltransferase 87 family protein, producing MTKQTSSISRLGKTRLIHGLPIFIYATALALGMIAFVNNPERSVSFHYERAAERWVGGESLYEHSKDSGHGFLYLPQAAILHTPYAFASAISGWPLFGDLLWRLFSWSMLAWATMRLSSVIFSDWRDSCGVSASTNRIDWRIALATSMLGLSCLRIGQSTLLMTAIMLLCLDCWYRERYPLCAALAVLAICVKPLAIVLPMLLFVVTPKTRKPLLFGGILALAAPFVLQSPTYVWQQYVDCVAMLRTASNAEVIAYWAQPFSMLSQFGIDIPSQFLHPIRAAAALVVLVIVMAATRNLSRSRQVLWLFAWTGIYLMLFNPRTENSTYALIGPLYGWYIAKAELESRRIAGWFAFGLLILTMGSHEIGKHFTPADGSANWLAPLCCCVLTAMLAIEFLSEMKQTQQDADDLPSCSR from the coding sequence ATGACAAAACAGACATCTTCGATCAGCCGCCTCGGGAAAACGCGGTTGATCCATGGGCTACCCATTTTCATTTATGCGACGGCGCTAGCCCTGGGGATGATCGCGTTCGTAAACAATCCCGAGCGATCGGTTTCTTTTCACTATGAGCGAGCTGCCGAGCGATGGGTTGGCGGTGAGTCACTTTACGAGCATTCAAAGGACTCGGGGCACGGTTTTCTCTATCTGCCTCAAGCGGCAATTCTCCATACGCCTTATGCCTTCGCATCAGCGATAAGTGGATGGCCTCTTTTCGGCGATCTGCTGTGGCGGTTGTTCTCATGGTCGATGTTGGCATGGGCAACGATGCGGCTCAGTTCCGTTATTTTTTCCGACTGGAGAGATTCTTGCGGAGTCTCCGCATCGACGAACCGGATCGATTGGCGAATCGCTTTAGCCACGTCCATGCTAGGACTGAGTTGTTTGCGGATCGGGCAATCCACGCTCCTAATGACGGCGATCATGTTACTTTGTCTCGACTGTTGGTATCGAGAGCGTTATCCCCTGTGTGCGGCTTTGGCAGTCCTAGCGATCTGTGTCAAACCGCTGGCGATTGTATTGCCGATGCTCTTGTTCGTCGTCACGCCAAAAACTCGAAAGCCGCTGCTATTTGGCGGCATCCTCGCGTTGGCCGCTCCATTCGTTCTGCAATCGCCGACCTACGTTTGGCAGCAATACGTCGATTGCGTTGCCATGCTGCGAACGGCATCGAATGCCGAGGTCATCGCTTACTGGGCGCAACCGTTTAGCATGCTGTCACAGTTCGGGATCGACATTCCATCGCAGTTCTTGCATCCGATTCGTGCTGCCGCTGCTTTGGTCGTTTTGGTAATCGTGATGGCTGCAACCCGAAATCTCTCACGATCTCGGCAAGTGCTATGGCTGTTTGCATGGACCGGAATCTATTTGATGTTGTTCAATCCTCGAACCGAAAACAGCACATATGCATTGATTGGCCCCTTGTACGGGTGGTATATCGCGAAGGCAGAACTGGAATCTCGCCGCATCGCCGGTTGGTTTGCGTTCGGCTTGCTGATTTTAACCATGGGCAGCCATGAAATTGGCAAGCACTTCACGCCCGCGGACGGCTCGGCGAATTGGCTCGCCCCACTTTGCTGCTGCGTCTTGACTGCCATGCTCGCTATCGAATTTTTGAGCGAAATGAAACAGACGCAGCAAGATGCGGACGATCTTCCATCTTGCTCTCGGTGA
- a CDS encoding glycosyltransferase has translation MENGILLTASEERRMKATVTTLVVPCFNEAERLECDAFIDFANRHSDIRFLFVDDGSSDQTLQTLVQLRRRAPRDRVEVLSLDRNRGKGEAVRIGMLHALKPLSHARVDREASSVPSTAMGFLGYFDADLATPLDEIPRLIEVGRRRKDVAVVVGSRMRLQGRFIDRTPLRRLCGHVFALMASILLGTRIRDTQCGAKLFRVDSRLRQILAEPFMSRWLFDVELLARLTLPPISDLRQASRFSEPTATTLFEYPLDRWDEVAGSKLRLSTFLLAPLELLRIAAMYRLGVRSPFERETVPEPTILSFPPMETDFIAEQENSSAPASRPVVPKLRKSA, from the coding sequence ATGGAGAACGGTATCTTGTTGACGGCGTCAGAGGAACGACGAATGAAGGCAACCGTGACGACGCTGGTCGTCCCCTGTTTCAACGAAGCAGAACGTCTTGAGTGCGATGCGTTTATCGATTTTGCGAACAGGCATTCCGACATTCGCTTTCTGTTTGTTGACGACGGCAGCAGCGACCAAACTTTGCAAACACTTGTCCAACTGCGTCGCCGTGCTCCCCGGGATCGCGTCGAGGTATTGTCGCTCGATCGGAATCGTGGCAAAGGGGAAGCGGTTCGAATCGGTATGCTGCACGCCCTCAAGCCTCTCTCTCACGCGCGCGTCGACCGCGAAGCATCCTCGGTGCCCTCAACCGCAATGGGTTTTCTCGGCTACTTCGACGCTGATCTTGCAACGCCACTCGACGAAATCCCTCGGCTGATCGAGGTCGGGCGTCGCCGTAAAGATGTGGCGGTGGTTGTCGGCAGCCGGATGCGGTTGCAGGGACGCTTCATCGACCGTACCCCACTGCGACGGCTCTGCGGTCACGTGTTCGCGCTCATGGCATCAATCCTTCTGGGAACGCGAATTCGCGATACCCAATGCGGGGCAAAACTGTTTCGTGTCGATTCACGACTACGCCAAATTCTCGCTGAGCCTTTCATGAGTCGCTGGCTGTTCGACGTGGAATTACTCGCTCGGTTAACGCTGCCGCCGATCTCGGATTTACGCCAGGCCTCTCGTTTCTCCGAGCCGACTGCGACCACGCTGTTTGAATATCCGCTCGACCGCTGGGATGAAGTCGCTGGCTCGAAACTTCGCCTGAGTACTTTCCTGCTGGCGCCCTTGGAACTACTGCGAATCGCAGCAATGTACCGTTTGGGGGTCCGTAGTCCGTTTGAGCGCGAAACGGTACCCGAACCCACGATACTGTCCTTCCCTCCGATGGAAACGGACTTCATCGCAGAGCAAGAAAACTCGTCCGCTCCCGCCTCCCGTCCGGTCGTCCCCAAGCTTCGTAAGTCTGCGTAG
- a CDS encoding DUF58 domain-containing protein yields MWNEQASRDFLDPTILAGLAGMPLMARRPMRGAVSGKHTSPNRGASVEFAEYRKYVPGDDLRRLDWRAHGRSDRYYVKEFEADTNLRCCLVVDTSGSMGFGSGSLTKLDYARRIAAAVGYLAVQQGDAVGLSCLAAGIVEHLPPRRNPSHLRAVFDVLERVRPTGETELVDVLHELAETTQQAALVIVISDFFDDPERLKSCFEHLRFRKHDVSLFHLLDPKEISFDFQRPTRFLDMEGGTSIFADTGEIADRYLSAIHEYLEQMHDVVMQTNTDYMRVTIDEPYQDALTRFLTRRATARSVR; encoded by the coding sequence ATGTGGAACGAACAAGCGTCCCGTGATTTCCTCGATCCGACAATTCTAGCGGGGTTGGCCGGGATGCCGTTAATGGCCCGGCGTCCGATGCGAGGGGCGGTTTCCGGCAAACACACCAGCCCGAATCGTGGTGCGAGCGTTGAGTTCGCAGAGTACCGAAAGTACGTTCCTGGCGACGACCTGCGGCGACTCGATTGGCGGGCTCACGGACGAAGCGATCGCTATTATGTCAAAGAGTTTGAAGCGGATACGAATTTGCGATGTTGCTTGGTGGTCGACACGAGTGGCTCGATGGGGTTTGGCTCCGGTTCGCTGACGAAACTCGATTACGCCCGGCGGATTGCCGCAGCAGTCGGATACTTGGCGGTACAACAGGGCGATGCGGTCGGATTATCGTGTTTGGCAGCAGGGATCGTCGAGCATTTGCCACCACGTCGTAACCCGTCGCACCTGCGAGCGGTTTTTGATGTTCTCGAGCGGGTACGGCCAACGGGTGAAACCGAGCTTGTCGATGTGCTGCATGAGTTAGCGGAGACGACTCAGCAAGCGGCGCTGGTGATTGTGATCTCCGATTTCTTTGATGATCCCGAACGACTCAAAAGCTGTTTCGAGCATCTGCGATTTCGCAAGCATGACGTTTCGCTTTTTCATCTGCTCGACCCAAAAGAAATCAGCTTTGACTTTCAACGCCCGACCCGGTTCTTGGATATGGAAGGAGGCACGTCGATCTTCGCCGATACGGGCGAGATAGCAGATCGATACCTTTCGGCAATCCACGAGTATCTCGAACAGATGCACGACGTGGTGATGCAAACGAATACCGATTACATGCGGGTCACGATCGATGAGCCCTATCAGGATGCCCTCACCCGGTTTCTGACGCGGCGTGCGACGGCCAGGAGTGTGCGATGA
- a CDS encoding DUF1559 family PulG-like putative transporter produces the protein MRSFPIRVLWLLFVLVLIFIHPIGFAEEATDTPSVISTKHIPADATLLLCFSPAEILANPGLERFPVDIVGVLGLESFGMDARQIERVTIAIRINQNDEPWLGTIIESKTEIDAESLVNAMGGSQPSMVGTRQVYRTDVEPFSVFHQVNERVIYLGMQSYLEPMLTSDGAAGALARIAEQVEKTDGLNIIYSHAELRPQLTELMTQAAPSLAPDLQPLAIIPELTESVHLYANFDRESVRMQLTIHGVDIGAAERIELILNDSLKAATELAMAEVTRTLVNESASDLMKDAVESYGQRMSDKLAAALHPHRDADRVAIDLESGVASTSLGYAIGLMTPYLQHMRLPFKTTNTSNNMKQVMLAMHNHHSAFRELPAAAITDPDGNPLLSWRVKILPFIEEQALYEEFHFDEPWDSEHNLPLSKRLPAAFEAKGVKLEAGMTVIHAIVGKDRGLLEKENVSFRQFLDGLSNSILIAEVNPDQAVPWSKPEDVVIDMADPLNHFTRENDNGFYIGMADGAVKFIKKGFDAKMFKALLTRAGQEIVNF, from the coding sequence ATGCGTTCATTCCCTATTCGAGTACTCTGGCTACTCTTCGTTCTCGTGTTAATCTTCATCCATCCGATTGGGTTTGCGGAGGAAGCGACCGACACGCCCTCGGTCATCTCCACGAAACACATTCCCGCCGATGCGACCCTGCTTCTCTGTTTTTCGCCAGCGGAAATCCTAGCGAATCCAGGACTCGAACGGTTCCCGGTCGACATCGTCGGCGTGCTCGGTCTCGAGTCCTTCGGGATGGATGCCCGCCAGATCGAACGGGTTACGATCGCGATTCGCATCAACCAAAACGACGAACCTTGGCTAGGCACCATTATCGAATCGAAAACGGAAATCGACGCTGAGTCGCTCGTCAATGCGATGGGCGGTTCACAGCCCAGTATGGTTGGCACCCGTCAAGTTTATCGAACCGACGTCGAACCCTTTTCCGTTTTTCATCAAGTCAACGAGCGAGTCATCTACCTAGGTATGCAATCGTACCTCGAACCGATGCTCACCAGCGATGGCGCTGCGGGCGCACTAGCTCGGATCGCCGAACAAGTCGAGAAAACCGACGGGCTCAACATCATTTATTCGCATGCCGAACTACGCCCACAACTCACCGAGTTGATGACGCAAGCAGCCCCATCCCTTGCACCCGACTTACAGCCGCTCGCTATCATCCCTGAATTGACCGAATCCGTTCATCTGTACGCCAACTTTGATCGTGAATCGGTGCGAATGCAATTGACGATTCATGGAGTCGACATCGGCGCCGCCGAACGTATCGAGCTGATATTGAACGATTCTTTGAAGGCCGCAACCGAGTTGGCAATGGCGGAGGTGACTCGCACGTTGGTTAACGAATCCGCCTCGGACTTAATGAAAGATGCCGTCGAATCGTATGGGCAACGAATGAGCGACAAACTCGCTGCGGCACTGCATCCGCATCGTGATGCAGACCGCGTTGCTATCGACTTGGAGTCAGGTGTCGCAAGCACCTCGCTCGGCTACGCTATCGGTTTGATGACGCCCTATTTGCAACACATGCGGTTGCCATTCAAAACGACAAACACATCGAACAACATGAAACAGGTCATGTTGGCGATGCACAATCATCATTCCGCGTTCCGAGAACTACCCGCCGCAGCAATCACGGATCCTGATGGTAACCCACTTCTAAGTTGGCGTGTGAAGATTTTACCGTTCATCGAGGAACAAGCTCTTTACGAAGAATTCCACTTCGACGAACCGTGGGACAGCGAGCACAACTTGCCACTATCGAAACGACTACCGGCAGCATTCGAAGCCAAGGGGGTCAAGCTAGAAGCAGGGATGACCGTCATCCATGCCATCGTCGGGAAGGACCGTGGCCTGTTGGAGAAAGAGAACGTAAGTTTCAGGCAGTTTCTTGATGGGCTGAGTAACAGCATTCTGATCGCCGAAGTCAATCCCGACCAAGCGGTACCGTGGTCCAAGCCTGAAGACGTTGTCATTGATATGGCAGATCCTCTCAACCATTTTACGCGTGAAAATGACAACGGCTTTTACATCGGAATGGCCGATGGCGCAGTCAAATTTATCAAAAAGGGATTTGATGCAAAGATGTTCAAAGCCTTGCTAACTCGCGCCGGACAAGAAATCGTGAATTTTTAA
- a CDS encoding DUF1559 family PulG-like putative transporter, whose translation MRRRRSGFTLVEMLVVISIIGVLASLLLPAINKARAAARGSQCQNNLRQFGVGLAARAVSSPDRSYCSGDFNFERDGVPTEYGWVSDLVDRGILVGEMRCPGNPATSSVAIQQVLTMDINDISLASDASCAACTRCMDGRRMGSEPYVNAMGDRVANVAYEIVENGLVDPVARASVISKKMIQEGYNTNYAGSWFLFRSEFRLDSDGNPNFDDSACAVAFSGASTRPAMKSWLGDKKSRYMTRGPLTTRQVDSARAPSSTIPLLCDAGAIGYLDVEVDGTVPYQSPFTVSMVGQPVATVAGSHGAQFEVPSFNKGKPRDGVNGWLRAWGHNTKQDYRGMAPLHMGVAYALMADGSVQAIEDSNGDGFINNGFPQHPDFWTSDEMEVGDLNLASYYSLMSKGKEN comes from the coding sequence ATGAGACGCCGACGAAGTGGTTTCACGCTTGTAGAAATGCTTGTGGTGATTTCCATCATTGGCGTTTTGGCATCGTTGCTTCTACCTGCGATCAACAAAGCTCGTGCTGCTGCACGCGGATCGCAGTGCCAAAACAACCTTCGTCAATTCGGCGTTGGTCTAGCGGCCCGAGCTGTCAGTTCGCCTGATCGGTCGTATTGCTCGGGCGACTTCAATTTCGAACGAGATGGCGTTCCAACTGAATACGGCTGGGTTTCTGACCTCGTCGATCGCGGCATCTTAGTAGGTGAAATGCGTTGTCCAGGAAACCCTGCGACTTCATCGGTTGCAATTCAACAAGTTCTAACCATGGATATCAACGACATCTCGTTGGCGTCCGATGCCTCTTGTGCCGCATGCACTCGTTGCATGGACGGCCGACGAATGGGAAGCGAGCCCTATGTCAATGCGATGGGCGATCGGGTTGCCAATGTCGCCTACGAGATTGTCGAAAATGGATTGGTCGATCCGGTTGCACGAGCATCCGTCATCAGCAAAAAAATGATCCAGGAAGGCTACAACACGAACTACGCCGGCAGTTGGTTCTTGTTCCGTAGTGAATTTCGACTCGATTCCGACGGCAACCCAAACTTTGACGATTCAGCATGTGCAGTTGCATTTTCGGGTGCTTCGACTCGTCCGGCAATGAAAAGTTGGCTTGGAGACAAGAAGAGCCGGTACATGACTCGCGGCCCCCTCACGACTCGGCAAGTCGATTCGGCCCGCGCCCCCTCAAGTACCATCCCGCTTTTGTGCGATGCGGGGGCGATCGGATATCTCGATGTCGAGGTCGACGGCACCGTCCCTTACCAGTCTCCATTTACCGTTTCGATGGTCGGCCAACCGGTTGCAACGGTTGCAGGTAGCCATGGAGCGCAGTTCGAAGTGCCCAGCTTTAACAAGGGAAAACCTCGTGACGGCGTCAACGGTTGGCTTCGCGCATGGGGCCACAATACGAAACAAGATTATCGCGGGATGGCTCCGCTGCACATGGGAGTCGCTTATGCCTTGATGGCGGATGGCTCCGTCCAAGCGATCGAAGATTCCAACGGAGACGGGTTCATCAACAACGGCTTCCCGCAGCATCCTGATTTTTGGACGAGCGATGAGATGGAAGTTGGAGATTTGAATTTGGCCAGCTACTACTCGCTAATGAGCAAAGGAAAAGAGAACTAA
- a CDS encoding DUF1559 family PulG-like putative transporter yields MKKKQNGFTLIEMLVVISIIAILAALALPALAKAREAARRSQCSNNLRQFGIGLLTYAERDQLGRLCTGASDYRRDGCMDTYGWVADLVNSGLAMPSDMLCPSNGGKGSEKLNDLVGTDTTDGKGTTVRRLNTGQCKQIFGATPTLTANSEERASHIGTQFLEKGYNTNYAAGYHLVRNSPLTSGTGSNIVLNTRSSVQTDFKQREGTMGPIQLSVLDGSRIPSSSIALLGDAGPGDIDEAVLTVSITGSNGEELLPQGMILTEAFNDGPAYVNSAGSISLAKQDAAGLSDVSLPIGVQMACEKGNATINSCFDFTLQVGPTGKGGNNLYLQDTRDWYALHGGIANILMADGSVKQFYDGNNGDGYLNPGFQFYTTTNTSGEAPDSQVSGFADSEVEIAPNEMFTGLFIDEMILKGTFE; encoded by the coding sequence ATGAAGAAGAAACAAAACGGTTTTACCCTGATCGAAATGCTTGTCGTGATTTCGATCATCGCTATTTTGGCCGCGCTGGCACTGCCTGCGTTGGCGAAGGCACGCGAAGCGGCTCGTCGTAGCCAATGCTCAAACAATTTGCGTCAATTCGGTATCGGATTGCTGACTTACGCAGAACGAGATCAACTCGGTCGCCTCTGTACTGGTGCAAGCGATTACCGTCGCGATGGTTGCATGGATACCTATGGTTGGGTTGCTGACCTTGTCAACTCCGGCCTTGCTATGCCTTCGGATATGCTTTGCCCAAGCAACGGTGGCAAAGGTAGTGAAAAATTGAATGACTTAGTTGGAACCGACACCACCGACGGAAAAGGGACCACCGTCAGACGTCTCAACACGGGGCAATGCAAACAAATTTTTGGTGCAACTCCAACACTGACTGCAAATTCGGAGGAACGCGCATCACACATCGGTACACAATTCCTCGAAAAGGGCTACAACACCAATTATGCCGCCGGTTACCACCTCGTGCGAAACTCACCGCTTACCAGCGGAACGGGCTCTAACATCGTGTTGAACACACGCAGTTCAGTCCAAACGGACTTCAAGCAACGTGAAGGTACCATGGGACCGATCCAACTCTCGGTCCTTGATGGCAGCCGTATCCCATCTTCGAGCATCGCTCTTTTGGGTGACGCGGGCCCTGGTGACATCGACGAAGCAGTGTTGACGGTCTCGATCACTGGCAGCAACGGTGAAGAACTGCTGCCACAAGGTATGATCTTAACCGAAGCGTTCAACGATGGCCCAGCTTATGTGAACAGCGCAGGTTCCATTTCTTTGGCGAAACAAGATGCTGCGGGACTTTCAGACGTTTCGCTTCCAATCGGCGTTCAAATGGCTTGTGAAAAAGGGAATGCAACCATCAATAGCTGCTTCGACTTTACCCTCCAAGTTGGTCCGACCGGAAAAGGTGGTAATAACCTCTACCTGCAGGACACACGTGACTGGTATGCCCTTCACGGTGGAATCGCCAATATCTTGATGGCCGACGGTTCCGTCAAACAGTTCTACGATGGCAATAATGGCGATGGCTATTTGAATCCAGGCTTCCAGTTCTACACTACGACGAATACGAGTGGCGAAGCACCTGATTCACAAGTCAGCGGATTCGCTGACAGCGAAGTTGAGATTGCTCCGAATGAAATGTTCACCGGGTTGTTCATCGACGAAATGATCTTGAAGGGCACCTTCGAATAA